From the Lampris incognitus isolate fLamInc1 chromosome 6, fLamInc1.hap2, whole genome shotgun sequence genome, one window contains:
- the edc3 gene encoding enhancer of mRNA-decapping protein 3 codes for MAADWLGSLVSINCGPTLGVYQGEVSSVDQSSQTISLKQPFHNGVKCPVPEVTFSAMDIRELKILDIRNGNPGNCSSVSTKGNSAPVAVPRDDQRAQERLNSPQHYSKSYGDRHLDVPVQPKGFRRRHNSWSSSSRGANQVTPKKNGVKNGSSQIKHRDDECFGDGVDDGLDTDFDFEGNLALFDKAAVFSEIDTSERRGNGARSRGTPQEQTPSRYRHDENILEAKPIVYRQIAVPQPGAKEYCTDSGLVVPSISYELHKRLLLAAERHGLSLARRLEMTGVCASQMALTLLGGPNRLTPKNVHQRPTVALLCGPHVQGAQGISCGRHLANHEVEVILFLPNFVKMLDSVTSELALFSKTGGKQVSNIKDLPDTPVDLIINCLDCHENTFLMDQPWYRAAADWANQNRAPVLSIDPPVSGQEQAVEAKWSLSLCLPLPMAEGAGRIYLCDIGVPCKVFQEVGIKYHSPFGCKFVIPLHSA; via the exons ATGGCTGCGGATTGGTTGGGCAGTTTGGTTTCTATAAACTGCGGTCCAACACTTGGAGTCTATCAAGGGGAAGTATCTTCTGTGGACCAGTCAAGCCAGACCATCTCCCTCAAGCAGCCTTTCCACAATGGTGTGAAGTGTCCTGTTCCTGAGGTTACTTTCAG TGCCATGGACATTAGAGAGCTGAAGATTTTGGACATCCGAAATGGCAATCCTGGAAATTGCTCTTCTGTGTCCACAAAAGGAAACAGTGCTCCAGTTGCAGTCCCAAGGGATGACCAAAGGGCCCAGGAGAGGCTAAACTCGCCACAGCACTATTCCAAAAGTTATGGAGACCGCCATCTGGATGTACCTGTTCAGCCTAAGGGGTTTCGTCGAAGGCACAACTCAT GGTCATCCAGTAGTCGAGGGGCTAACCAGGTCACTCCCAAGAAAAATGGGGTAAAGAACGGCAGTAGCCAGATAAAGCACAGAGACGATGAATGTTTTGGTGATGGAGTGGATGATGGGTTGGATACAGACTTTGACTTTGAGGGCAACCTGGCTCTCTTTGACAAAGCAGCAGTTTTCTCAGAGATTGACACATCAGAGCGCCGTGGCAATGGTGCGAGGTCACGTGGGACGCCTCAAGAGCAGACTCCTTCACGATACCGTCATGATGAAAACATTCTGGAGGCCAAGCCCATTGTTTACAGGCAGATTGCTGTACCACAGCCTGGGGCCAAAGAATACTGCACTG ATTCCGGGCTTGTTGTACCCAGTATATCCTATGAACTACACAAGCGTCTGTTGTTGGCGGCTGAGCGTCACGGTCTGTCATTGGCACGGCGGCTAGAAATGACAGGTGTGTGTGCCAGTCAGATGGCACTAACACTGCTGGGTGGGCCCAACAG ACTCACCCCTAAGAATGTGCATCAGCGTCCCACAGTGGCTCTGTTGTGTGGCCCTCATGTGCAGGGTGCTCAGGGCATCAGCTGTGGTCGTCATCTGGCCAATCATGAAGTGGAGGTCATCCTGTTTCTGCCAAATTTTGTTAAGATGCTTGACTCCGTCACCAGTGAACTCGCCCTCTTTAGCAAGACTGGGGGCAAGCAAGTGTCAAATATCAAAG ACCTTCCTGACACCCCAGTAGACCTCATCATTAACTGCCTAGATTGTCATGAAAACACATTCCTAATGGATCAGCCTTGGTACAGAGCAGCTGCAGACTGGGCCAACCAGAACCGAGCACCAGTGCTAAgcatagaccctccagtgagTGGACAAGAGCAGGCAGTTGAGGCGAAGTGGTCCCTCTCTCTTTGCTTGCCCCTTCCCATGGCTGAAGGAGCTGGGAGGATTTACCTCTGTGACATAGGGGTTCCCTGCAAAGTGTTTCAGGAGGTTGGGATCAAATACCACTCTCCTTTTGGCTGCAAGTTTGTCATTCCCTTGCACTCTGCATAA